The sequence TTTCCTATTCTCACTCACATTAATTCTCTTTCacacctttttctttttcatcttctttGCCCAATGGCTCTCTGtcttaaaattagaaaaataaaataaattttttttattctggCAATAGCAAATCATAAATAGATAAAACGACAGAGATGATTGCATCTGTTGGCTCATGGCCATGGGTGAGGGATGGAAGGTGGGAGTGGTGGGAAGCCAAACTTGGGGTGGTGGAAGTACTTTGGAGGGATCTTGGGGAAAGGTGGAAGCTTAGGGAGTGGAGGACAAGGTTTCTTGTGGAAAATGGGTGGGATTGGATATAGTGGAATTGGGGGTGGCAGTGGCTTAGTCACCACTGGCGGCTTGTAGATTGGAACTGGTGGAGGAAGCGGCTTGGGTTTAGGCTTGTAAATTGGGATAGGTGGAGGAAGTGGCTTGACTACTGGTGGCTTTGGCTTCGGCTTATAAATGGGAACGGGTGGAGGGAGTGGCTTAACTACTGGCGGCTTTGGCTTGGGCTTGTAAATAGGAACAGGTGGAGGAAGTGGCTTAACAATTGGCGGCTTTGGCTTCGGCTTGTAAATGGGAACAGGTGGAGGGAGTGGCTTGACTACTGGTGGCTTGGGCTTGTAAATGGGGACAGGTGGAGGAAGCGGCTTGACTACTGGTGGCTTGGGCTTGTAAATGGGGACAGGTGGAGGAAGCGGCTTGACAACTGGCGGCTTGTATATGGGAATTGGTGGAGGAAGTGGCTTAGGCTTGTAGAGTGGTGGAAATGGATGGTGAAGCCAAGGGTGGCCAAAGTTCTTGAGAGGTGGGAAGTTGATTTTTGGGAATTTCTTCTTCCAAGGATGGGTTTTTGGGAGAGGAGGGTACTTGAAATAAGGCCACAGGAATTTTGAAGTGCATAATGCGGTTGAAAATTGCAAGTTCTTAGCCGGGCCAAAGGTGTTTTTGTCCTTGAACACGATCTTGGAGGCATCCAAGCCATTGTGGGCGGGGCAGGGGACGGCAGCCGCACTGTGGAGCTGCGCATAGCACTCGTGCTTGAGTTTTTGCTCGTCCTGGATGATCTCATGTGGGAGAGGAATCTTGAATTTGCCTTCTTCGTCTAGCTCGCCATCTCCAACCCTTTTGATCTCTCCAGTCTGGAGCTTGCAGTCGATGGTTACATGCAACCCTATATAAAATGGATAAACAAGTTAACATGTTAccatatttgtattttacatGGCCAAATGCGTCGAtattattctttaagaaaaacaataatttttaaatacattttaaaatgtcGAATCTCAaacaattacaattatttaaaaatatgttgcatgaataactaaattataaatattctaaaatattgaaacatTTGAAGAAACAACAAATACGTAATGCGACATGACTGTAAAAGAATGTACATAAGTATGCGTGTGTGTGAAGTACGAATGCACCTGAAACGGCGTGACTAGTCTTAAAATTGTTCTCCTTGCAATCAGCACATTCGCCAGTCCCGACAACCTCGAATGTCTTGTCATCTCCACTGCAGAAGCTCACTGCCAATAGCAATAAAGATAACAAGAAGAAACCTCGACGACTAAGGGAATATTGAACCCTCATTGGGACCTGCTGATGATCAGCCCTTCAACCAAATAAGCTGCAGAATTCAGAAGCTGCTTTTCAGCTTCTGCTTAATTGCGTGTGTGATTCTTGAATGATGAGTTGAAGCTAGGAGAGGTTATTATTTATAGTGATCACTCTTCTGCTACCTATAATCACACCGACATAAAACTTAATGGTATCACATGAGCTTAGGTcccttcaaaaaataaaataaaaaatggtgcatttaattttttttttttattataaactcTATTTCATCTTCTACTCTATTCAATATACACATATTtcgtatataaaattatttctaaaataaaatatataatattatttttatagacataaattgaataaaaaagtaaaatataatttataatagaaaattcattttaataaaataataaagaaaaaaaagcagcttcttttttaagtttaagCAAGCAAAAATTGTGGTCACATGCACAGCTTATGAAAAGCCATTATCTTCATTGAATGAGGTTTCTCTCTATCTGTAAACCAACTTACCACCTCTCTCATAAAGACTccacttttgaaaaataattattattttaaatattttgagtaAATGAATTATGTCAATATATCCCACGTCCAgttgggaaaaaaagaaagaaatcacccacatttattattaaggtttttttaatatcaacttgcgcttaattaattaacttgtAAGATAAAGTACAATGACCTTTCCtaaggtttggcataattacgaatcccccctcattgtttgaaaaattatcaatacccctTAATTTAACAGCCATCTAACAATTAATCCAAtccattaggttttcattaattttttgtggtgaactgaccaaatgCCCTtatgcattaaaaaatataagtttaattattttttaaattttttatttttttatggactaagtggatattttttaaaattttaccatccatctcgttttattttttaataagtttttaatttaaaaaaatattgtaagggtaaagttgataatttcatacatccatcaaaagattacataattttattaaatattataaagtatttgtaatttttcaaacaataaggggtattcgtaattatgcagAACCCCAAgggaggtcgttgtaatttaccctaatttatatttaatttggtccctaagtttttaataattgaagaatATATTAAAGTCGGGAAAGTGCAACTTCCGTCCTGTAAATATGAGTGGTggtatttttggtccaattcaaatttattttagtaatgagggacaataattttaaaataataacacatTAAAGACGTTCATCGTTGGAGATTTGGCTAGAAAATGTCCCAATCTGTAGATGTCACTTGACATGCACGTAATATTTTAAgtccatatttttaaattttggtgaCAAAAGTCCTGaaaatgtcattttttaaaaagtattgttcttcattatcaaataaattctatgggatcaaaagtgccACTGACTCGTACTTACActatgaaaattacaattttccgTATTAAT comes from Sesamum indicum cultivar Zhongzhi No. 13 linkage group LG10, S_indicum_v1.0, whole genome shotgun sequence and encodes:
- the LOC105172935 gene encoding proline-rich protein 4-like, with the translated sequence MRVQYSLSRRGFFLLSLLLLAVSFCSGDDKTFEVVGTGECADCKENNFKTSHAVSGLHVTIDCKLQTGEIKRVGDGELDEEGKFKIPLPHEIIQDEQKLKHECYAQLHSAAAVPCPAHNGLDASKIVFKDKNTFGPAKNLQFSTALCTSKFLWPYFKYPPLPKTHPWKKKFPKINFPPLKNFGHPWLHHPFPPLYKPKPLPPPIPIYKPPVVKPLPPPVPIYKPKPPVVKPLPPPVPIYKPKPPVVKPLPPPVPIYKPKPKPPIVKPLPPPVPIYKPKPKPPVVKPLPPPVPIYKPKPKPPVVKPLPPPIPIYKPKPKPLPPPVPIYKPPVVTKPLPPPIPLYPIPPIFHKKPCPPLPKLPPFPKIPPKYFHHPKFGFPPLPPSIPHPWP